One region of Chlorobiota bacterium genomic DNA includes:
- a CDS encoding thiamine diphosphokinase — translation MSSKRGLPKLPKHGALLLIGGRLPNRTSLLELASGFRPIVAADGAGLVAVGRGLIPNVVIGDLDSVGPRRATLQRHGVQIIERPSQEENDFEKGLHWLIEQGETVVTVMGISGGLVDHTLNNFSIVAKFAHRLQLQFVDERSLGIVVVGNLEWATTPGQRISIIPLPSALLTTTGLRWELANEQLAIGQREGGSNKAIGDWIRVEVHQGVAAVVVGG, via the coding sequence GAGGCAGGCTCCCCAACCGCACTTCCCTTTTGGAGTTGGCCAGCGGCTTCCGCCCGATTGTTGCGGCGGATGGCGCAGGGCTGGTGGCGGTTGGTCGCGGCCTAATCCCCAATGTGGTGATCGGCGATTTGGATTCCGTTGGTCCCCGCCGCGCAACGCTGCAACGGCATGGCGTGCAGATTATTGAACGCCCCAGCCAAGAAGAAAACGATTTCGAGAAAGGATTGCACTGGCTTATCGAGCAGGGGGAAACCGTGGTGACGGTGATGGGAATAAGCGGCGGGCTGGTGGACCACACCCTCAACAACTTCTCCATCGTGGCAAAGTTTGCCCACCGCCTGCAACTGCAGTTTGTGGATGAGCGAAGCCTGGGCATTGTGGTTGTGGGAAATTTGGAATGGGCAACCACCCCGGGCCAGCGGATTTCCATCATCCCTCTCCCTTCGGCACTGCTTACCACAACGGGATTGCGGTGGGAGCTTGCCAACGAGCAATTAGCAATCGGCCAGCGCGAAGGGGGAAGCAACAAGGCCATTGGCGATTGGATCCGCGTGGAGGTCCACCAAGGGGTGGCGGCGGTGGTGGTTGGGGGGTAA